One Euleptes europaea isolate rEulEur1 chromosome 16, rEulEur1.hap1, whole genome shotgun sequence genomic window, TTTCTTAAGAAAGGTATACAACAATATAGACAGTATTAGTTGGTATATAATACCTAGGTTCAGGGGACAAGCATCAGTAAAATCTACATATTTTCAATTTTGTCGTTGCATTttgaaattagatttttaaaGATTTATTCTAAGTAATTATAGATGTGGTTATCCTAGATTCATTCACTTCTCATTTCTATATACACAGTTTACAAATGTTACTGAAGTGTTAAGTGGCCAGTACTATTTATTATATTGCTGCTGTTTGGTCATGACAGTATAGTTTGGATTaacctttttatttaaaatatgtatatacctAGTTAACAAAATGACCAGACATGCACAGTTACCAGAATGTATAGACAAGTCACTTATTTTGTGCACTTTTGAGGTCAGTCCCCCACCTGACCTTTGTTAAGTGAAAGATACCTGGGAAATGAAGCTGCTGCTTTCATCTATCCTTCTTAAAGTAGCACTAAGAGGTTTCACTTCATCAAAAGAGTGGCAAAGAGATTAGATGTCTTAGTTAAAATAAACATGTGGTTATGGGTCGTTTGTTCCATTTGCATGGTAAGAGGTACCTGGCTATTAGGAACTTCTGTTGCAGAAATGTAATTTTAAGCATTTGGCATAAACATGAGATAGCTCGCTAAATATGCTTAGTTGCTTTCAGAATGGATGCCCAATAGTAAAAAAGGGCCCTGTTTACATTTGTTGGTATGATTTATGCTGAACAGTTAAAGTAACTACTGTGAGAAAAAGTTTTGTATGTTAATAGCAATTATAGTCTTAggatttttaaaactgaaaaatgcATTATTGGTATATGGAGACATATAATTGTCTTTCTGAACTAAAATGCTAgaaatttttatatttatttccttACATATGTGTGGACATTTGACACAGGAAGAAATATAAACATAGACTTAAGGTTTGATGCAAATAACCTTGTGTGGAAGAATATTGCTGCAGTTGTCactgcacaaacacacaaaaaattcTGCAGTATAAGTAAATTCTACAGCAGTTCTCATGATTTTCTTTCCACAAACAGAACAACACCTTTGGATTTAGTTTCACTTGTGCTACACTTTAGTGCAAGCTGTGAACAGCCTTACTGTGAATGGAACACACTTTCTGTGTACTAATAAGAGTAATAACCATACATTCAGAATTCATTAAATGAAGTTATCTGTTACAGAATGCACAATTGTCACAGTAATGAAAGATTGGAAATTGGGGGTTATTTTATTTCTTAGATAATTCAAAATTATGTGCTTTTCAAGATGTGgaataaaatgttttgtttttacattaatgcaggcaaaacatgtagGCTAACTTTCTGTTACTTTGGCAACACAGTTCAATAAACATTTCTAACAAGACAGCATTAAGTGGGCAATTTGGAAATCTCATCCCCATGATGTACCCCTTCAGGACTGAATGAGCTTTGAGTCTTGCATCGATTCTCCCCACTTAACTGGCACGGAATGGCACTCAGTATTCTGTACATCTGGAAATTTATTCCTCTGGCTGCCTTTGTTCTTTGAATATTTACAACCTTGTATTTTTCCCTGTGGGTTgcctggattttttttccccacttcctccaagaagctcaggcccTCATAAGTACTTTCCCTCATTTTGCTGTTTTCGTGATTGACGTGGGGACCAGCCATTTTACTGGTACACATCCTGATGATAAAGAATGCTGTGCTTGATTTGGCTGGCCACTTACAGCAAAGTGTGATAAAGGACCAGGTTCATGTCCCTTGGGATACACTTAAAGAGCTATTATGGACAGTACTAGAAAAGGGTAAATGTCACAGAGGAATATTCGCGCCTTCCTTTTCAGGCCCTGCTTGGTAGGATGTGTGGCAGTACAAGTAGAGCAACTGTACAATCAGTCCTAAACTCGACTACTCAGAGTCCTACTTCAGTCATGAACAGTGGTGCTTACTTCCAGAGAAGTGTTAGGATTGCACCGCTGTTGTAGCAAACAGAAAGCAATGAGAAACATTTAAGTGTTGTATGTAATAGGCTAAGTTATTCAAGCTGCTCTCTTTCACAAGAAAGAGTTAACACTGGAATGGTAGTCAGATATTTTGTgtaatttttctttattttacagAACTGGATATCAAAAGGATCTGTTCTTGAAACAATGGCATCAAAATCATCACTCCTTAAAGTAATCCTACTAGGAGATGGAGGAGTTGGGAAGAGTTCAATTATGAACAGATATGTCACAAACAAGTTTGATACCCAGCTGTTCCACACAATAGGGGTCGAATTCTTAAATAAAGACCTGGAAGTGGATGGACACTTTGTTACAATGCAGATATGGGACACTGCTGGTCAAGAGCGTTTCAGAAGCTTGCGGACTCCTTTCTACAGAGGCTCTGACTGTTGTCTTCTTACTTTCAGTGTAGATGATTCACAAAGCTTTCAAAATCTGGGTAACTGGAAGAAGGAATTTATTTACTATGCAGATGTCAAAGAGCCTGAAACGTTTCCTTTTGTGATATTGGGGAACAAAGTTGATATAAATGAGAGGCAAGTATCTATGGAAGAAGCCCAAGTCTGGTGCAGGAACAACGGCAACCATCCCTATTTTGAAACCAGTGCAAAAGATGCCACTAATGTTGCAGCAGCTTTTGAAGAAGCTGTTCGAAGAGTTCTTGCCACTGATGATAGGTCAGATCATTTGATTCAAACAGATACAATAAATCTTCATCGGAAACCCAAGACTAGTTCATCATGCTGTTGACTACTTAATTTTATTTCTTGGCCATATAGTTCTAACTTAATGGGATAATAATAGATCAAATATACAATGGGTGCCACTCTAATATATTGTAATATTCTACTGCTTTACTGGTAGAGGAGAGCTTCTGTTCAATAAGTGACCTATTAGCTGAGTTAGCAGTGTCTGACGTCTGAAAAGGTACCTGCTCAGAGCTCATTTAATTTAAATGTGTAATTTGCAAAGTTAATAAATTATACTAAAACTTGAAAGTTCTAGAAGCACTACTTGGAGGAGGTCTTGTTCTGAAACTGAGATGCAGAAATAAATttttatatgtacatatatatttttatgatatCATCAATCCATGTTTGCTTCACTAAAACCTTTTCATAAAGCAATAATACTGGATATTATATTTGTGGTCTTGTTTCACTTCTCATCTTTAATGTGATTTTTTATTCTAAGTTAAGATGAATTTCTTAAGGGCTTTTGCTGTTTGCCTGGTGTCACTATACTGCTTGTAGATTTTAAGTTAGGAAATAAACCTGCATACATAGATCCTGTGTGAATGTGTATTCCTCCCCCTTTTTATCTTCTCACAAACATTGATAGGTGTTGAGAAATAGCTTTCTACACAGACAGCTAAGACAGGTGATTTAAAGCAAAAGCTAGGCTGCTGGCCTTTAGAAGCCCAACTGAGTTCTAGCATTTTAGACAGAAAGAATCAGTAACGATCTTCAGTTGCTTATGTGGCGACTTCTAAAAAGCTGGAGGACACATTTTGGGAGGCTCATGTAATTGGAGATCTCAAATTAATGTTGATTGAACTTGGTTAAAGATTCTGAGTAGATGATTTCATTAACATCAAAAGGGAGGCAAAATGGCTAACCTGACACAAACAAAACAGGATCATGAATGAAAACCACTTTAATAAATTTAATGGGTACAAACTTAGGCTGTAGACCTGTGTGCAGTAAAATTAAAGGTTTAAGCTCCTTCAAACGTTTAAGGCTCTAAATATAGTCAGGGAGCTGCTATTATTACTGTTTGTAGCAGTTGGTCGGATAGAAAGAATATTTATCCTGTATACTGTTATTCTTTCCTGGTAAGAATCCCCATCTGTTTATGGTAACTTTAAGCACTCAACCTATGCCCATCTATTTAATTAAACTACACCTTTTTATTGAAGGTAAACTGAAAGATACATCAGCACACAGAAGTCATGCTATACCACTTTTATTTGGGAATGTCAATGCAACCTCTTTACAACAAATGTTTTGTCATTTCTGACCGGTGTGTTCATACAATGACACCGTTGAACTGAAGAACATGCTTAAGTTCTACATAAACAGTATAAACAAGTTCATTAATATTTTAGCCAAATCATACTTAACTATTTTGGCCTTTCTTTAGTCTTTGCAGTTACTGGTTTGCCTCCACTGGAGCAGAGTATAACTTTCGGGGGATTTTGGGCTGTAGCTGGGAGAAGGAATATGTCAGATCTGCAgacagaaatccttctgtccatGGGAGTTCTGATGAATCCAAACCTAAGGATTTTTTGATACCTCAAAGCAGAGAGGTAATTGTATTTAGAACTGCACCCACTGTACTAGAAATCAGTGGAATCTAAATATTTAACACAACTTTATTGTACTCACTGTAATATTTTAGACTTGGCACAGTTAGCGAAAACTGACCTTAAGCTTAAATTAAGCAGCTCTTAATTTAATACTCTAGGTATTTTCATACACAAGGCGTAAATGATACCTCATGCTTTCTGTTAACGGCCATTTGCCCCTCGTAATTATGGTGTTACAAGAATTTCTTTAGAATCAACTGACTTTAATCAAATAAGAGACTTGTTTCCAAGTCAATAGGTGCATTTTCATCCCTTTCCCCCCCATGCAAGGTTCTGAAACCTGGTTAGTCTTAAAATCGTCAAATCTCAACTAAAGCCTTGAGGGATAGACAAATAGTAGATTTTTTTTCCATATTAACACCAATAACCACAAAAATCCCTACACTCTGACTAGACATCAAAGTACTAAAAGAGGAAGCTAGCTATATTATATTCATGTTTTGACAGAAGTACAATATCACACATTTAAACCAATTACAATTAGTAATGTCTGAACTCTTGAAGCTGTATTGttttcccaaattttcagcgttTTTAAATTTCTTGAGAGTAGCAGGTTGGTCTCCACAGGTTCAGGAAAAAGAGTCAAGTAAGCAATTTGAATTAGTTACCATTCAGCTTAAGAGATGCTTCTTCCCAAGAAACTGAACTTTTCTGTCAAATGCAGTTGATCGAATGGGAGAATTGGGTTCATAAAATGGATTCATTGCAAACTGAGGAAAGAAAAGTCATCAACATATTGATTTGAATGGGCTTTGACTGAAATAATTTTATACAGAATTGCACCATTAAAAGCCTAGGATAAATTGCTACTTTTTAAAGAACCAATGTAGTGTTGTGACATTTGCTTAGGATAGGAAAGGGTgggtataaattgaattaaataCATTTCTCAGAATGATTTTTATGTAGTGTCTAAAATGAATGTTGGAGTTGGATCTGGGgatccagtttcaaatccccactctgccatggagctttgctgagtaaccttgggccagtcacacattttcaacttgaactacctcacagggttgttgtgagaataaaatggaggagaggagaatgatgtaagttgctttaggTCTCCATtaggaaaaataaattaaaaaaatgaaggaCCTACACTTCTGTTGCAACACTATTAGTGTACCTTAGTCTAATTTTTGGAACAGGAGTGGGCAGACTACTACATATTCTGGGCTTGGTAAACAAAAATTGCTTTTAATGATTAGGCCAGTAAGGCATTCTTGCTTTCTACTCTATACAAGCAAAGCAGATGTGGCCCATTTATACCTGCTATAGGACTTCAGAGAACAGTAACATTAGGTGGAGTGTACATGTGTAGTTGCTCTTTCCCTCCAGCCTGTAATTGAGTAAGCTGGAGACATCCCCTATCAGTTACCAGAAACAGAATCCTGGTTGCCACTGACAGGAATATTTGTGGACCCCTGTGGTGAGGGTGGGTAGCACAGAGGATATTCTCTGATACAGGAAGGTTTAGAAATGGCTGTCAAGTAATTCATTTCTCTTCCATACTATGGGGAATGTAATATAAATGCTCAAGGAATTCAAAGAGGCTCACCTTTATATACAAGTCATAGACATCACTAAAGAAGTTTTTGATTCCGTCTTCTTGCCTGACATCGTGGAGCATTATAAATCTCATATGTGGAACAAATTAAGAAAATGCATTCAAAAAGAATTAATAAAGCTACAGAAGTAGAGCATTATTCTGTGCCATAGGAAAGCCAAACCCATCATGCTCACTAGCCTGGTACAATATATGTCACCCAATATTCCTCTTCTCACTGACGtgcaggggaaggaaaaaaacccagcaaccACCAACACAATTGCGAATAAGCAGTTTAGGAAGTGTATGTAACACTGGCAGTTAGACCATAATGTGACAAACACTAAGTAGTTCCTTGAAATGCACTCACAATAGTTCTCTTAGCCAACTGTAAAATTAATgattctcacacacacagatggaataccttctctttaaaaaaaacacccttctaaaagtgaaaaaggtaaaggtcccctgtgcaagcaccgggtcattcctgacccatggggtgacatcacatcttgacatttccaaggcagactttgtttttatggggtggtttgccagtgccttccccagtcatcttccctttacccccagcaagctgggtactcattttaccgacctcggaaggatggaaggctgagtcaaccttgagccggctacctgaaaccaattttcgtcgggatcaaactcaggtcgtgagcagactttggactgcagtactgcagcttaccactctgcgccatggggctcttctctAAAAGTTTTACTTGGCTTTTTTCATAAATCTGAAGAATGCTGTGGTGCTTTTTTGGGCAGTTCTAGTCGAAGGCCATTTCAATTGTATGACTgtgttaggctgcaatcctaaggagacttCCCTGGGacaaaaccccactgaataacattggatttatttctgagtaggcCTACTGAACCTAGGGAGCAAACTACTAAAACTGACATGGTCAGCTGCCCAGCAAAAGCATTGTCAACCAGTATATTAGCCAGCAGCCCTAATTCCCCATGAGTGCCAGTTACAAAAGGTTTTACAGCACTACCAACAGCTCCATAAGGAATATAGTGAGTCTGGAGGATTCCTGCAGGTTCAGTTCTAGGTATGCAAGGGGGAAATGGGAAGCCTGTGCATGATTTTTCTATTCTCACCCAACCTTTCCTTTACCTGGTATGAGTTACTTGTGTTCTTACCCTCATCCTAAATTTAGTTACATGAATGTCATCCTTCCTaaacaaaatgttta contains:
- the RAB9A gene encoding ras-related protein Rab-9A gives rise to the protein MASKSSLLKVILLGDGGVGKSSIMNRYVTNKFDTQLFHTIGVEFLNKDLEVDGHFVTMQIWDTAGQERFRSLRTPFYRGSDCCLLTFSVDDSQSFQNLGNWKKEFIYYADVKEPETFPFVILGNKVDINERQVSMEEAQVWCRNNGNHPYFETSAKDATNVAAAFEEAVRRVLATDDRSDHLIQTDTINLHRKPKTSSSCC